One endosymbiont 'TC1' of Trimyema compressum genomic window, TATGTATTTAAAGCAACTGGAGATAATTCTAAAATTTACCAACTGGCTGAGTGCACTAAAGTTGATGATATTAAGAAACTAAAAAAACTCGTAAAAGTAACCCTAAATGAAAAAGGACGTCCAGTTAGAACAACTTTTGAAGGTTAGAGAATATAAATAAAATTAAAGAGATAGCTTTTCAACCCAAAAATAGGTTAAAAAGCTAATAAAAAAGCACAAATTTAATTGATTAGGTATCCGTCTCTAACGCAGATAATAAAAAATACACCTGCTCCTAAAACTATAAAAAGTATCAAGAAGACAATCATTGTTATCCCTTCTTACAATACTGGAGAAATCAAACGACTAATAGGCTCCTTTATACGAACCATGATAGACCTGTTATTATACATTTCCATGGTAATCTGAGTGCAGTGTTTTAAGTCTTCTTCAAATATATCCTTAAATGCTTTCCCCACCTTATTTCCATATAAAAATACATTTGTTTCAAAACTCAAATTAAAGCTTCTTTCATCAAAATTAGCACTACCAACACTACCAACTTTGCCATCAGCCATGATTGTTTTAGAGTGCAGAAAGCCATTATTATAAGTATAGGCCTTTAGTCCTAATGGTAATAAATCTCCAATAAATGAATAGGTAGCCCAATAAACAAAAATATGATCCTGCTTGTTGGGAATCATAATATGAATATCTACACCCTTTAATAAAGCAATTTTCATAGCTTCTAAAAATGGAGCATCTGGTACAAAGTATGGGCTTTGAATATAAATGTACTCTTTTGCGTGACTAATAATCTCCATATATGCTAATTTGATTTGAGCCAGTTTAGAATCTGGACCACTTGATAATACTTGGGCACCTATTTCCCCTTGATTTTCAGGGTCTCTAAAAACATCGTAATCAATTGCCATATCGTTGTTGCCAGCATGCCTCCAATCCAGTATAAAGCGTACTAAAAGAGCTTGAACACTAGTTCCTTGAATTCTCACATGAGTATCTCTCCAGTATCCCATTTTCTTTTTCATCCCTAAATATTCATCGCCAATATTGTAGCCACCTATATAAGCATACTTTCTATCAATAATAGCAATTTTTCTATGGTTTCTATTATTAACTCTAATATAAATTGATGTTACAGGAAAAGAAAAGGATACTTTGCCTCCTGTAGCAATTAGTTCTTTAAAATAGTTTCCTTTTACTTTTCTTGCTCCCAGATCATCTAACAGCAAACGAACTTTTACGCCTTCTTTTGCTTTTTTAATTAATAAGTCCCTAAAGCTTTCTCCTAGAATACCCCTTTTATAAATGAAGTACATTACATTGACCTCTTCTTTGGCATTCTCTATATCTTCCATAAATGCTTTAAATTTATCATGACCATTCATATAGAAATCGACTTCGTTATCATATGAAATAGGCAACTTATCTAGCTGACCAATTAAACGAATAATTTCCCGCTGGTCTTCAATTTCGCATCTAATTTTACATTTTTTCTCAGTTCTTTTTTGATTAGCTATTTTTATTATTAACTTTTTTTCACTATCTTCAAAATGAAATACTTTCTTTTTACTTAAGTCTCTTCCAAAAAAATAATAAACAATAAAGCCTATACCTGGTAAAGCTACAAAAATAAGTAGCCAAGCTGTTGTGCTTGCAGGATCCCTCCTCTGTAAAAATACAAAAGCAGCAATCCATAAACCATATAATAGTATTAATATTCCACTCACTGTTAATATTACACCCATTGAATAATTAATCCTCCAAAATTTTGTTAAATAAATAATTTAATCTATCTGCATCAATGCTCTTATTACACCTACTACATAAATAAATAATTTTATGTCTGTCTTCAATTAAAGCTACTTTATCTAGTAATTCAGGCTTATTCTGATTATCAAATTGCTGTAAAATATTCATAACTTGAGGGTTTGCTTCATAGTTGAATATTTCAGTAATAAAAAATTGATACCAATCATAATAAGAATTTTTGCCATAAGGCATTAAAAAAGAAATAAATTCAGAAATCCAACTAGTTTTCAAATAATAATTTCTATCAACTTTTGCTAAAAGTTTTTCAAAAGCTTTATATTGTCCTTCAATATATTGTTTCCCTAATTCCAAGCTTTCATCGTCTTTAGCAAAAATGTCATTTTCAATTGCCTCCAAAAAATAAAGTATTCTCCGATTTTTATTTTCCTCCATTATATAATAGCTTTCTTTGGCAATTTTAGGTATGCTTTTATAGGCTTCATCAACAATCTTTTTAATATCCATATCACAATAATCCATAACAGCTATAGTATCTCTATTTAAAAAGCCTAAAAATCCACTGGATAATAAGTTACCGGAACTAGGTTTTGCGCAACAGATTCATCAAATAACAGACGACTCCAAGAAGTACTATTGCCACAAAGGAGAGCTGTAACTGTAGCAAAGTCCAGCAACCATTTATTACCAATAGCAACAATACCTTGGCAATTATTTTGAAGATAAGTTAATGTTGCGCTTCTAACTTCATATAGACTATAAGGATAGTGTGCAGCTTTATAAAAACATCATTTTTGTTAACGCAATTTTCTGATATATTAAGCAAATTCAACCTTCAGTATCCTTTCCACAACTACTACTATTATACCTTTTTTTATTGATTATTTAAAGCAATAAAAAGCCTACGCTATTTTGCGTAGGCTTAATCTATACTTTTTTTATTCTGCTATCCATAAACCATGTAGATTACAGTATTCACGAGCAGATACTTTTTTAGCATTAGTCTTAAATGTAGCAATTGGCTCTTCACCAGGATTTAAAAACTGAATTTGACACTTATTACCTTCATTTAATTCAATCCACTGAATATAATGCTCAGGTAACATTGGGTGTAAAACACTTCCAATAGTTACTTTATAACCACCATCAATAGTCTCAATAACAGGAACATGTTTCTCAACTGCTGCATCTACTGAGTTTGCTTCTACTAAAGTAAGCCCTTCACAGTCGCCAGCTTCTACAGGGTTTGTTAGCCCTTCAACAATCGCACCATTTTTACAGACATAAATATTTCTTTGTACCATGTAAATCACTCCTTAAAATTAATATATTATTTATTAGCAAGACATTTTTTACAGATTCCTCTATAGTAAACTTCTCTTGCAATAATTTTATTCTCATTTAGCTTATCAACTTCTGTCTCAATTCGATTAATATTAAAATCAGTTACTAATCCACAATCTACACATTTAAAATGTCCATGGACAGCAGCATCTATATCATATCTTATTTCATTTTCCTCGATAAATAGCTTCTGAACTAAATTATGCTCTGTAAATAAATCCAGAGTATTATATACTGTTGTTTTTGATAATGTTGGAATGTCTGTATATAAAGCTCGGTAAATCATATCCACTGTAGGATGAGTATGATTCTTAACTAGGTAGTCTAGAATCATTATTCTTTGTACAGAGGGCTTTATACCAGCATCCTTCAAAAGAACTACTAATTCTTCTTGTTTCATTTTATTCTTAGCCACAAAACCACCTCTTTCATATTTGTAACAATTACATATCTACTATCATTAATAAGCTAATAATAACCTTTTAAAGCTATCTTGTCAATAAAATACTATAAATTCATTTTTGAGAAATGATTCTGTAAAAAAGAAGACTCTAATAAATATTAGAGTCTTCTACTAAAAACTTAACTTAATGTGTGAATAAATAATCCACTTCTTAATTTAGGCTCAAACCAAGTGCATTTTGGTGGCATAACTCTGTCTGCATCAGAAACTGCCATTAAATCCTTAATAGTCACCGGGAATAATGAGAATGCAACTTTCATATCTTCATTTACACGTCTCTCAAGCTCTCCTAGTCCTCTAATTCCACCAACAAAATCAATACGATTATTTGTTCGTGGATCTTCAATTCCTAAAATTGGATCGAGTAAGTTACTTTGTAAAATTGCTGCATCTAAACTCTCAACAGGATCCTGCTCAGGACAAGTACCCGGTTTTGCTGACATTACATACCATTTACCATCTAAAAACATACCAAATTCATTTTTCTTTCCTGGCTTAAATGGTGCCGTTTTGCTTTCAGTAATTGTAAACTTTTCGCCCACTTTATTTAAGAATTCTTCTGAAGAAAGTCCATTTAAATCTTTGACTACTCTGTTATAGTCCATTACATATAAATCTTCATCAGGGAAAATAACCGTTAAGAAACGATTAAACTCTTCCTCGTCAGTATAGTCAGGATTATCTTCTCTTCTCTTAATTCCTGTAGCTGCTGCTGAAGCAGAACGGTGGTGTCCATCTGCAATGTATAGATAATCAATAGATGCAAATAATTCTGTTAACTTAGCAACTAAAGCTTCGTCATCTAATACCCAAACAGTATGTGTAATGTCATCTTCAGTAGTTACGTCATAGGTAGCTGCATGGCTCTCTACCCAGTCATTGATAATTTTGCTAATTTCTTCTTTTTTTCTATATGTAAAGAACACAGGTTCTGTATTAGCATCACACACATCAAAATGGTTAATTCTATCTAATTCTTTTTCTTTTCTTGTGAATTCATGTTTCTTAATAACATTATTCATATAGTCATCAATAGAAGCACATGCAACTAAACCAGTTTGCACTCTACCTTCCATTTTTTGACGATAAATGTAAAAACAAGATTTCTCATCAGTAATCAGAATACCCTCTTGACGCCATTTATCTAAAACGTCTTTTGCTTTTAAGTATACTTCTTTAGAATAAGCATCTACAGACTCAGGCAATTCAATTTCAGAACGAACAATTCTTAAAAATGAATGTGGTTTCCCTTCTGCCATTTCTTTTGCTTCTTTTCTATTCATTACGTCATAAGGAAGAGAAATCATCTCTTCAGCCATTTTTTGATCTTTAGGACGTACACCTTTAAAAGGTCTTACTGCTGCCATAAAAAAATTCCTCCTCGTATTTTTATCTAAATTTAAAATGAAAAATTTGTAATTAAATCAACAACTTCTGCTCCAATTCTCTTTTGAGCTTCACCAGTTGAAGCTCCAATGTGAGGGGTTACAGAAACTTTAGGATGGTTTATTAAAACTGTATTATCAGTTGGTTCTTTTTCAAATACATCAATACCAGCTGCAGCTACTTTACCATTGTCTAAAGCTGTAATTAAAGCTGCTTCATCAACAACGCCACCTCTAGCACAGTTAATTAAATAAACGCCATCTTTCATTTGAGCAAACTCTTTTGAGCCAATTGTTGCACCAGCTTGTTTGTCAAAAGGAATGTGTAAAGAAACAAAATCTGCATCCTTAAGGACATCATCTTTGGCACAATGCTTAAATTGATCATAACCTGCAACTTTACCCAATAAATCTGTATAAATAACTTTCATACCAAGTGCCTCTGCTTTTTTTGCAAGAGAACGAGCAATTCTACCAAAGCCAATTAAACCTAATGTTTTACCATCAAGTTCAACTCCTTTATAGTTTTTCTTTTCCCATTTTCCTTCTCTCATTGTTACATTGGTGATTCCAATGTGACGCGCTACAGAAAACATATGTCCTAAGGCTAATTCAGCTACGGAATCACTGCTTGCTGAAGGTGTATTAGTAACTGTTACACCAGCTTTTTCACCTGCTGGAATATCAATATTATCAATACCTACTCCAGCTCTAATAGCTAATTTTAAGTTACCACCATTTATACCTTCAAAAATTTCCGCTGTCAATTTAGTTGCCGAACGAATAACAACAGCATTTACTTCTTTTAACTTGGCAATTAATTCAGCACCATCATAGTGATTTGTATCTACTTCACAGCCTGCTGCTTTTAATGCTTCTTCAGCACTTTTATCAATACCATCATTTGCTAAAACTTTAATCATTATAAATCTCCTCCTAAACTTTTATTCTTAAAAACAATAGAACCAGAAAATAATTCCTGGTTCTATATTGCATTTCTATTTCAATGTAAAACCTTATAGACCTAAAATATCTTCTATCTCAACCAATAAAGCCTTAACTTGTTGAATAGTTGTATCAGCCATGTGAGCAATTCTAAATGTCTTCTCTTTTAAAGAACCATAGCCATTAGATATTGCATAGCCTCTCATAGCTAAACGTTTGTTTAAGTCTTTTACACTAATGTCTCTAGTATTCTTAATAGTAGTTAGTGTATTTGAACAGTATTTTTCATCTGCAAGTAATTCAAAATGTTTCTTAGCCCAAGCACGGACAAATTTAGCCATTTCTGTATGGCGAGCAAATCTGTTTTCAATACCCTCAAGCATGATTTGGTCTAATTGGTAATCTAATGCATACATTAATGATAATGCTGGTGTTGAAGGATACTGATGATTTTTCTTTTCAATAGTTTCATAAATTTCAACCATATCAAAATATAAGCCTCTGTTTTCAACAGTTTTAGCTCTTTCATACGCTTTCTCCGAAAAAGAACAAATCGCTAATCCTGGAGGTAAACCTAAAGCTTTTTGAGTTGAAGTAATTAGAACATCAATCCCTAATTTATCCACTTCAATTTTAGCGCCTGCTGCAGAACTTACTGCATCAACTAACCAAATTACGTCAGTATACTTTTTGACAACCTCAGCAATTTCCTCTACAGGGTTTTGAATGCCGACAGAAGTTTCATTATGAGTTACTGTAACAACGTCATAATCCCCAGTTGCCAATGCTTTTTCAACATCAGCAGCCAATGTTGGTTGGCCAGGCTCAACTGAAAACTTATCTGCTGGAATATTGTTTGCTACAGCCATTTTATACCATCTATCGCCAAATGCGCCAATTGAAAATACAGCAGCTTTCTTTTTTGCACAAGAGCGAATAGCCCCTTCCATAAAACCACTTCCTGAAGAAGTAGATAGCATTATTCTGTTTTCTGTATAAAATAGCTTTTGCATTTTATCATGAATACCTTTTTGTAGTACACTTGAATCATTAGTTCTGTGACCAATCATAGGTGTAACCATTTTTTGTAAAACTTCCGGCGATACATCAACAGGACCTGGAATAAATAAACGTGTACGCATTGACATATTGAATGTTCCTCCTTAAATCAAATTTATTTTTTTATTTTAACGATCATACCAACTTCTACTGAAGCGCCTAATGGTAAACCGCTGTTACCAATAGCAAAACGAGCATGTTTACCTGCATCGCCAAAAATAGTGCCTAGAATATCTGATGCACCATTGATTACTTGTGGTTGCCCTGTAAAGTCATTTGTTGAATTTACAAAACCTTGAACTTGAACAATTTTTTCTACGTTATCTAAAGATCCAGCAATCTTCTTAACAACACCTAAAGCATTGATAGCACAAATTTTTGCTGCTTCATAACCTTCCTCAACTGATACATCTTTATTAACGATTCCCTTATATTTCACGTCGCCTTCCATAACTGGTAATTGACCTGAAACATAAATAAGACCATCCACAAGTACACCTGGCTCATATGCTGCTGTTGGCACTCCTGGTGTAGGGATGGTTATACCTAATTCTTTTACTTTTTCTTCAAAAGACATTATAATTCTCTACCTCCTTAAATTAAATATATCTACAAACAAGTATACCATCTTTCTCCCTATAAATAAAGAGGCAGAGCCTATAGTTTTCCTCCCTCGCCCTTAATTATTGGTTTTAATAATCTTTACTTATTTTTTTAAACTTTGTTCGGATTCTTCTTATCCCCAATAGGTAAATGCCACTCACAATAAGAGCACCACCACTTATCAATAGTCCAACCTTTAATCCTGGGGGAAAATAACTAAATGATATCTCATTAATGCCAGCCTCTCCCTTTACTGCCATTAAACCGATTTGCACCTGTTCAATTGGGGCAGGGCGTCCATTAACTGTTGCTGTCCAACCAGCATCATAAGGAACACTAAGAAAAACTAAATTTTCTTTTGGTAAATTAATTTTCAAACTAAAACCTTTATTATTTCTTTCAAATGCAGTTCCTGTTACGGTTCTTCTATTTTCTACATCTTTTACAAAAGCGCTGTAAGAACTATCCTTCATAGTTTCAAGAGGTAGTGGCTTTAATATGGAATCATACTTGTTAATCTGCTCTTTAGTTAATACTAAACCTTTTAATAACGCCTTATCTCTTTGTTGAGGCATTAATTCATTAAAATAAGCTTCTTCATCAATATAATTATCATAAACAAACCCAAATGGAACATAATTATCATTAATGAATATATTGTAATCCAATTGTTTTTCGTAAAATGAAAAACCTGGCAAAGGTGGCACTTTATTAACTATTTTTTGATTTCTTTTTAGCATCATTTTTTCTGTCATATGAACATTAGGTTCTTCTGTACTATTAAAGTACCACTTAACAGACAAAAAAGCTGGAAAAGCATACTGTTTTCCACTGAGATTAGAAACCATAGCTCTCTTAGCGCCAATACTCTCATACAAAGGATGAACACTATTAGATATAATACTATGAAAAGTAGTTATACTTGATTTATCCCAATAAAAAGCTAAATTAAAATGCTTATTTTCTGAATCAATCCTCTCTAGCTGTCCATTACTATCTGGCAATTGGATTTTATGCTCTAACAAATTAGGCACAATAAAGCCAGCTGCATCTAAACTGTTTGTGTATTTTTTCCCCACGAAAATAAAATATATACCATGAAGGCCAATAACTAAAGACAATATACTCAAGGTAAATTGGTAAAAATATTTTTGCCATTTTTTACTTGCCCTTATTTTAAATAAAAACCAAAGTAAAAAGAGACAAATTAAAGCGATAACCACCATACTAATAAAGCGATCCTGCTTTAAATAATCATAAAACCCAAACTGCCATCCTGCAAGGGTTTGACTTGGTATAAAAGCCGTAACTAAAGCAATAATTGCTGTTAAGCCTAGAATTACCTTAATACTATATCGCCACCTACGACTACGCTCTAAAGCAATTGCAGTTCCTAGGCACATAATAAGAATAGGCATATAAAACCATCTAGCATAATATTCACTTCTGAATAAATAAAACATACTATTTAAAAACGGAATAAATGCAATAATTGTTGATATTATTAATAGCCACTTAATAAATTGAAAACGCTTTTCCTTAATTGTCCAAAATGCAACGATACCTGTTAAACCAAATAACGGAAGCCACCCACCAATTGATGCCCAAGGTGAAGAACCCTTAAAAAATACCATTTGCCCCTGAATTTCTGGCGGAAAGAAAAAACCACTAACAATACTTAAATAATTGCCTGGTGTTTTCAAATAAATCAAGCCACTAAGAAGGCCAATTCCCTCTTCTGTTCTATCATTGCCTAACAGAACTAATGCCGATGGAATCAGCAAAAAAGCACTTAATAAGCATCCTAATAATACTTCTATACTACCTGTCCAAAATTTAGTCCATGTCATTTTGTAACCACCAGTCTTACAGCGAACAATTAAATAAATTAAAGTGAAAATCATAGAGCCAATAAAGAAGAAATAATTAACAATAGCATTTACAAAAACAGCACCCATAAACCAACCTTTTTTACCTTCAATCATCAGCTTATCTAAAGCAATTAAAAGAAGAGGAAAAAAAATTACTGCTTCTTGAAAATGGTTAAAAAACATACTGGTAATGCAAAATCCTGAAAAAGTATAGAGTAACCCGCCGATTACTGCATTATACTTATTTCTTACAAAACGTCGTATAAACAAATATCCTGTAAGACCACCACAAGAAAACTTAAGAATCAATAATGGTCCCATTAAATATGAAATCCACTCAACAGGAAAAGGAACTGTTAGCCAAAAAAATGGACTTCCCAATAAGTAGAAACTATAAGAACCAATAAAATTAGCCCCTAAATCAGTTGTCCGACTCCATAAAAAACTACCGCTTCGCACTGCTTCATGAGCCGTTATATAAAAAGGAATCTGTTGGTGATTAAAATCATTCCATAAAAATAAATGCCCCCCATCTCTAATAATGAAAGGTAATAAAAAGATTACTGCTATTAGTAACCCCAATAGAAAAACTAACAGTTTTTTATCTCGATAAGGTGACTGCATTACTATTTTCAATTAAATTCCCCTTTCTATAACAAAAACACCTCTGATGTATATATCAGAGAAGTTTTTCAATCTTCTATTTTCTTATTATAACATAAAAGAAAGCTCTCATAATAGAGAACTTTCTTTTTATTTTAAAATATTAATATCAATATTCTGGTGGTAATTGTAACATTTGAGTATAGTTAAATACTGGTCCATCTACACACATATAGTGTGAACCGACTTTACAGTGACCGCACTTGCCTGCACCGCAACGCATATGGGTTTCTAAGGTTACAAGAATATCGTCAGAATCTAGTCCTAATTTAAGCAAATCTTTTGCTACCTTTTTAATTCGGCTTGGAGAAGCACAGAGAACACTTGTTGTCTTTTCCCAATTCAACCCCAAATCTGGAAGCAAATCATTAATATAGCCTACATAAGCATCTACTTCATCTGTTGGTTTTGCTAAGGCATATAACACTCTCACATTAGGTAACTGGCTCCATTTCTTTAAATCCTCTTTATAAATTACACCATCATAGCTTACGCCACTGGCAATAATGACCACCTGTCCAAAAGCTTCTGGATGATCTAGAATTTGAGCAATCATAGTTCTCACAGGAGCTAAACCAACACCTGAACCAATAACTAAAATATCTCGACCTTTAATCTCCTCATAAGGGAAAGCACTACCAAAAGGTCCTCTTAATCCAACTTTATCCCCTGGCTTTAAATCATGAATAGCCCTTGTAACTTTACCCACTTTTTTAATAGCAAAGTCGAGAATATTTGTTTCACTTGGTCCAAAAGGAATAGAAATAGCTATTTCCCCTACTCCAAAAACTGTAATTTCAAAAAACTGACCCTTAAAGTCATAGCTATGATGCAGTGTTTCATCATCATACTTAAATGAAAAACGCTTCATATCTTTACCTTCATCCATTACAGATACAATAGTAGCTAATTCAGGAGTATACATACCTTTTGTGTTTTGTATTTCTCTTTCATATATTTCATAACGAACGTCATTAACTTGACGTGGATCCACTTCTAATTCAGGATTCTCTTCCATTTCTTTGGCCAACCTCTGAACAATATCAATAATGCTAATATAAGTTGGACAAACATCAACACAACGGCCACAACCCGTACAACCTTTATAGCCAAAACGCTCTTCAATATATTTTAATTTATCATAAATACGAAAACGTGTCTTTGCAACAACATCTCTAGTATTGTGATTACCTGCATTTAATGTAAATGCTAAACTTTGACAGCTGTCCCAATAACGAACACGGGTGCCTTCATCTGCACTTTTATTCTCTTCAACAACATTAAAACAAGTACAAGTTGGACAAACATTAGTACACCCTGTACAAGCAATACAACCTTTTGCTGCGTCATCCCAGATTGGTGAAGAAAATGTTTTAGTTAAAATTGACTGTATTTTATCAAGTGGTAAGTGAACCTTAAATGTTTCTTCAGCTTTTTTCTTAAGTTGTTCTTTTGTCTCTAAGTATGATTTAGAATCTTCAACTTTCTCAAGTAAAGGCTTAGCTACATTAATAAGGGAATCCCCTTTTTCTGAGTATACTTCAAATAAATAGCCGTCAGCAACTGGAGTAACTTCTATATCTTGTCCATTTGTAGCAAAAGGTCCTCCTAAATCGAAAGAAGAACAATAGCAAGAATTGCCAGCTTTCAGACAATTCATTTGAACTAAAAAAGTATCCTCACGTCTAACCTTGTAGTTAATATCTTCAAACTCTCCTAGGTAAAAGCGGTCCATATAGAGCATGCCATAAGTATCACAAGAACGAATCCCAAAAAAGACTCTTTTCCCTCTGTTTATTTCATTTTCAGGTGTGCTAATAGAAACATTACCATCTGTTTGCTTTTCCCAGCGAAATAGCTCTTCTTTGGGATTAAAAACATATTCTTTTACAGGCAATGAGAAATTAATAAAATCCTCAGTATATTTTTCTTTATTATAAGGAAGAAGTTCAACATCTCCTAAGTTTTTAGTTGGTGCATAAACAGTCATTGTCTCATTCCATTTTGACAATAAGTCATGCAACTTTTCTTTTTTTAAAAAATACATCTATAGCACCTCTATTCTAACTGC contains:
- the cls gene encoding cardiolipin synthase is translated as MGVILTVSGILILLYGLWIAAFVFLQRRDPASTTAWLLIFVALPGIGFIVYYFFGRDLSKKKVFHFEDSEKKLIIKIANQKRTEKKCKIRCEIEDQREIIRLIGQLDKLPISYDNEVDFYMNGHDKFKAFMEDIENAKEEVNVMYFIYKRGILGESFRDLLIKKAKEGVKVRLLLDDLGARKVKGNYFKELIATGGKVSFSFPVTSIYIRVNNRNHRKIAIIDRKYAYIGGYNIGDEYLGMKKKMGYWRDTHVRIQGTSVQALLVRFILDWRHAGNNDMAIDYDVFRDPENQGEIGAQVLSSGPDSKLAQIKLAYMEIISHAKEYIYIQSPYFVPDAPFLEAMKIALLKGVDIHIMIPNKQDHIFVYWATYSFIGDLLPLGLKAYTYNNGFLHSKTIMADGKVGSVGSANFDERSFNLSFETNVFLYGNKVGKAFKDIFEEDLKHCTQITMEMYNNRSIMVRIKEPISRLISPVL
- a CDS encoding desulfoferrodoxin family protein; translated protein: MVQRNIYVCKNGAIVEGLTNPVEAGDCEGLTLVEANSVDAAVEKHVPVIETIDGGYKVTIGSVLHPMLPEHYIQWIELNEGNKCQIQFLNPGEEPIATFKTNAKKVSAREYCNLHGLWIAE
- a CDS encoding Fur family transcriptional regulator, producing MAKNKMKQEELVVLLKDAGIKPSVQRIMILDYLVKNHTHPTVDMIYRALYTDIPTLSKTTVYNTLDLFTEHNLVQKLFIEENEIRYDIDAAVHGHFKCVDCGLVTDFNINRIETEVDKLNENKIIAREVYYRGICKKCLANK
- a CDS encoding DUF1015 domain-containing protein, producing MAAVRPFKGVRPKDQKMAEEMISLPYDVMNRKEAKEMAEGKPHSFLRIVRSEIELPESVDAYSKEVYLKAKDVLDKWRQEGILITDEKSCFYIYRQKMEGRVQTGLVACASIDDYMNNVIKKHEFTRKEKELDRINHFDVCDANTEPVFFTYRKKEEISKIINDWVESHAATYDVTTEDDITHTVWVLDDEALVAKLTELFASIDYLYIADGHHRSASAAATGIKRREDNPDYTDEEEFNRFLTVIFPDEDLYVMDYNRVVKDLNGLSSEEFLNKVGEKFTITESKTAPFKPGKKNEFGMFLDGKWYVMSAKPGTCPEQDPVESLDAAILQSNLLDPILGIEDPRTNNRIDFVGGIRGLGELERRVNEDMKVAFSLFPVTIKDLMAVSDADRVMPPKCTWFEPKLRSGLFIHTLS
- a CDS encoding D-2-hydroxyacid dehydrogenase, which encodes MIKVLANDGIDKSAEEALKAAGCEVDTNHYDGAELIAKLKEVNAVVIRSATKLTAEIFEGINGGNLKLAIRAGVGIDNIDIPAGEKAGVTVTNTPSASSDSVAELALGHMFSVARHIGITNVTMREGKWEKKNYKGVELDGKTLGLIGFGRIARSLAKKAEALGMKVIYTDLLGKVAGYDQFKHCAKDDVLKDADFVSLHIPFDKQAGATIGSKEFAQMKDGVYLINCARGGVVDEAALITALDNGKVAAAGIDVFEKEPTDNTVLINHPKVSVTPHIGASTGEAQKRIGAEVVDLITNFSF
- a CDS encoding pyridoxal-phosphate-dependent aminotransferase family protein — encoded protein: MRTRLFIPGPVDVSPEVLQKMVTPMIGHRTNDSSVLQKGIHDKMQKLFYTENRIMLSTSSGSGFMEGAIRSCAKKKAAVFSIGAFGDRWYKMAVANNIPADKFSVEPGQPTLAADVEKALATGDYDVVTVTHNETSVGIQNPVEEIAEVVKKYTDVIWLVDAVSSAAGAKIEVDKLGIDVLITSTQKALGLPPGLAICSFSEKAYERAKTVENRGLYFDMVEIYETIEKKNHQYPSTPALSLMYALDYQLDQIMLEGIENRFARHTEMAKFVRAWAKKHFELLADEKYCSNTLTTIKNTRDISVKDLNKRLAMRGYAISNGYGSLKEKTFRIAHMADTTIQQVKALLVEIEDILGL
- a CDS encoding RidA family protein, coding for MSFEEKVKELGITIPTPGVPTAAYEPGVLVDGLIYVSGQLPVMEGDVKYKGIVNKDVSVEEGYEAAKICAINALGVVKKIAGSLDNVEKIVQVQGFVNSTNDFTGQPQVINGASDILGTIFGDAGKHARFAIGNSGLPLGASVEVGMIVKIKK
- a CDS encoding YfhO family protein; the encoded protein is MKIVMQSPYRDKKLLVFLLGLLIAVIFLLPFIIRDGGHLFLWNDFNHQQIPFYITAHEAVRSGSFLWSRTTDLGANFIGSYSFYLLGSPFFWLTVPFPVEWISYLMGPLLILKFSCGGLTGYLFIRRFVRNKYNAVIGGLLYTFSGFCITSMFFNHFQEAVIFFPLLLIALDKLMIEGKKGWFMGAVFVNAIVNYFFFIGSMIFTLIYLIVRCKTGGYKMTWTKFWTGSIEVLLGCLLSAFLLIPSALVLLGNDRTEEGIGLLSGLIYLKTPGNYLSIVSGFFFPPEIQGQMVFFKGSSPWASIGGWLPLFGLTGIVAFWTIKEKRFQFIKWLLIISTIIAFIPFLNSMFYLFRSEYYARWFYMPILIMCLGTAIALERSRRWRYSIKVILGLTAIIALVTAFIPSQTLAGWQFGFYDYLKQDRFISMVVIALICLFLLWFLFKIRASKKWQKYFYQFTLSILSLVIGLHGIYFIFVGKKYTNSLDAAGFIVPNLLEHKIQLPDSNGQLERIDSENKHFNLAFYWDKSSITTFHSIISNSVHPLYESIGAKRAMVSNLSGKQYAFPAFLSVKWYFNSTEEPNVHMTEKMMLKRNQKIVNKVPPLPGFSFYEKQLDYNIFINDNYVPFGFVYDNYIDEEAYFNELMPQQRDKALLKGLVLTKEQINKYDSILKPLPLETMKDSSYSAFVKDVENRRTVTGTAFERNNKGFSLKINLPKENLVFLSVPYDAGWTATVNGRPAPIEQVQIGLMAVKGEAGINEISFSYFPPGLKVGLLISGGALIVSGIYLLGIRRIRTKFKKISKDY